Sequence from the Candidatus Deferrimicrobium borealis genome:
CGAGGGCGGCCCGCACCAGCTTGCGGAGGTTCGCGTTGTCGAACGGCTTGGTGAGGTAGTCGTACGCCCCGAACCGGATCGCCTCCTTGGCCGTCTCGACGGTCGCGTAGGCGGTGAGCACGATCACCTGGGTCCAAGGGTTTTTCTGAACGGCCGCGCGCAATACCTTCAACCCGTCGTCGGGCTGCGCCATCCGCAGGTCGGTGAGGACGAGGTCGTACGCGTTCGCCGCGATCGCGGCTTCCGCTTCGGCGAGGGAGGAGGCCGTGTCGACCTCGAACCCCTCCTTCCTGAAGAAGAGCTCCAGTACCTGCCGAAGGCTCTGCTCGTCGTCGACGACGAGGACGTACTCCTTCAACCCGCCTCCTCGTTCTTGGGGGGGACCGGCTCCCCCGCCCGTCCCTTGCACCCCTTCCGCAGACACGCGATGTGCGTCGAGCCGTCTTTGCGGACACGCTCGGTCATCGCCGGGTATGCGCAGACGGGGCAGCTCTGCGCGATCGGCCGCCCCCACGACGCGAACCGGCATTCCGGATACCGGGAACAGCTGTAGAAGATCTTGCCGAACCGCGACGATCGCTCCACCACCTCCCCCTCCTTGCACTCGGGACAGGGGATCCCGACGGGGTACGGCTTGCTGTTGCGGCAGTCGGGGTAGCCGGAACAGGCGATGTACCGGGCCCCCTTCCAGTTCCGGACGATCATCGGCTTGCCGCACTTCTCACACGCCGTCCCCGTCTCCTCGGGAGGTATGATCTCCACCTTCCCCTCCGGCGTCTGGCGGAAATCGGCGGTGTTGCGGCAGGCGGGGTACGTCCGGCAGGCGAGGAACCGCCCGGCGCGGCCGAACCGGACCACCATTTCCGACCCGCAGGCGGAGCACGGGATCCCCGTCGCGATCAGCTCTTCCTTGACCGTGGGCATCGCGATCTTCGCGCGTTCCAGTTCCTCCGAGAACGGCTGGTAGAAATTCCCCATCGCCTGGACAAGCTCCCGCTCGCCGTCCTCGATCTGGTCGAGCTCCTCCTCCATCCGCGCCGTGAACGCCACGTCCATCACCTTGGGGAAACTCTCCTGGAGGAGGTCGGTGACGATCGTGCCTAGCTCTGTGGGGAGGAACTTCCCTTCGTCCGTCTTCACGTACCCGCGCTCGCGGATCGTCTTGACGATCGACGCGTAGGTGGAGGGTCGCCCGATTCCCTGCTCCTCCAGCTCCTTGATGAGGGAACTCTCGGAAAAGCGGGGCGGCGGCTGGGTGAAGTGCTGGTTCCCCGCGAGTTCGCGCAGGGTGAGGGCCTCCCCTTCGGCAAGCGGCGGCAGGACGTTCTCTTCCGGTTTCTCCCCGGTGGAACCGGCATCGCCGTTCTCCTCGCCGGTCTCTCCGTTCCCGCCGTCGCCCCGGCCCTCCGGGACGGCGGCATCGTACACCTCGAGAAACCCGGCGAACTTCGGCACGGAACCGCTGGCCCGGAACAGGTACCCCCCGGCGGGCGCCCCGGCGGGATCGCACAGGATGTCGACCGCCGTCTGCTCGAACTCGGCCGCCGCCATCTGCGAAGCGACGAACCGTTTCCAGATCAGTTCGTAGAGGCGCAACTGGTCCCGATTGAGGATCCCCTTGAGCGACGCGGGCGGAAATTCCAGGGAGGTGGGACGGATCGCCTCGTGGGCGTCCTGGGCGGATTTCCGGTTCCGAAAGACGTTGGGCGTCTCCGGCAGGTACGCGGCGCCGTACTGCTTCCCGATGTGGTCCCGGACGGCGGCCATCGCCTCGTCGGCGACGCGGACCGAGTCGGTGCGCATATAGGTGATAAGGCCGACGAGCCCCGCCCCGGGGATCTCCACCCCTTCGTAGAGGGACTGGGCGACCATCATCGTCCGCCACGCCTGCATCCGCAGCGCCTTCGACGCTTCCTGCTGGAGCTTGGAGGTCGTAAACGGCGCGGGAGATTGCCGGCGGCGCAACTTCTTCCGAACCTCACGGACGACGAAGGGGCCGTTCTCCACGGCGGCGCGCAAGGCCGCGGTCTCCGCCGCGTCGCGCGGCCGAACTTTCTTACCGCCGGCCTCCACCAGCTTCGACGGGAACGGGGGAGGCGTCTTCCCTTCCAGCCGTGCCGTCAGCGACCAGTACTCCTCGGGCTCGAAGGCGGCGATCTCCTTTTCACGCCCGCAGACCATCTTGACCGCCACCGACTGCACTCTTCCCGCCGACAGCCCCCGACGGACCTTCGCCCACAGCAGCGGGGAGAGGGTGTATCCGACGATCCGGTCGAGGATGCGGCGCGCCTGCTGCGCATCGAACTTGTGCTGGTCGAGGGGGTGGGGATGCGCCATCCCGTCGGCGATCCCCTTTTTCGTGATCTCGTGGAAAAGCACCCGCTTGATCGGCGGGGCGGACGGTTCCTTCTCCGAGGATGCGGCCTTCGCCTTTTTTCCGCGGGAAGCGGCCTTCGCCTTCTTCGGTGCCCCTTTCCGCTTCTTCCCCACGTCGGCCCGGATGGCGTCGGCGATGTGCCAGGCGATCGCCTCGCCCTCCCGGTCGGGGTCGGGCGCGAGATACACGGCCGTCGCCGACCGCGCGGAATTCAAAATGTCCCCGAGGACCTTCTTCCGCTCCTTGATGACGATGTACGAAGGGGTGAACCCGTTCTCGACGTCGACCCCGAGGCGGCTTTTCGGGAGGTCCATCACGTGTCCCATGGAGGAAAGGACCTCGAATCCCTTCCCCAGGATCTTCTGTATCGTCTTCGCCTTCGCGGGCGACTCGACGACGACCAACGAACGTGCCATTGCGCCTCCTGACCGAACCGCGGGGTCAGCTCCCGGGTGCGGACAACTTCTTATAGTAGTTCCCCGGCCTTTTTTCCACCAGATTCGCCAGCTCCATTTCCATCAGGGACGGGAGGAGCTCCTGGACCGTCATGGACACGGCCTCCGCGATTTCCCCCACGTGCAGTTCCCGGCAGAGAACGGCGAGCACCCGCCCCGCGACACCGCCGACGGCGGCAGGGGGTGGACACCCGAGAACATCATGA
This genomic interval carries:
- the topA gene encoding type I DNA topoisomerase; its protein translation is MARSLVVVESPAKAKTIQKILGKGFEVLSSMGHVMDLPKSRLGVDVENGFTPSYIVIKERKKVLGDILNSARSATAVYLAPDPDREGEAIAWHIADAIRADVGKKRKGAPKKAKAASRGKKAKAASSEKEPSAPPIKRVLFHEITKKGIADGMAHPHPLDQHKFDAQQARRILDRIVGYTLSPLLWAKVRRGLSAGRVQSVAVKMVCGREKEIAAFEPEEYWSLTARLEGKTPPPFPSKLVEAGGKKVRPRDAAETAALRAAVENGPFVVREVRKKLRRRQSPAPFTTSKLQQEASKALRMQAWRTMMVAQSLYEGVEIPGAGLVGLITYMRTDSVRVADEAMAAVRDHIGKQYGAAYLPETPNVFRNRKSAQDAHEAIRPTSLEFPPASLKGILNRDQLRLYELIWKRFVASQMAAAEFEQTAVDILCDPAGAPAGGYLFRASGSVPKFAGFLEVYDAAVPEGRGDGGNGETGEENGDAGSTGEKPEENVLPPLAEGEALTLRELAGNQHFTQPPPRFSESSLIKELEEQGIGRPSTYASIVKTIRERGYVKTDEGKFLPTELGTIVTDLLQESFPKVMDVAFTARMEEELDQIEDGERELVQAMGNFYQPFSEELERAKIAMPTVKEELIATGIPCSACGSEMVVRFGRAGRFLACRTYPACRNTADFRQTPEGKVEIIPPEETGTACEKCGKPMIVRNWKGARYIACSGYPDCRNSKPYPVGIPCPECKEGEVVERSSRFGKIFYSCSRYPECRFASWGRPIAQSCPVCAYPAMTERVRKDGSTHIACLRKGCKGRAGEPVPPKNEEAG